A single Bosea sp. PAMC 26642 DNA region contains:
- a CDS encoding cold-shock protein, producing MSDEFGESGRPPMGPIQSLNREIRFDGSDGLGHEAGVEVSGYVKWFDVSKGYGFVVPEDGGADVLVHVTILKRDGFTAIAEGAHIVLEAIEKTRGRQAVRVLSIDTSAARHPSELPMARTNVAVTPTSGLERMVVKWFNRLRGFGFVSKGEGSPDIFVHMETLRRYGIVELIPGQTVLVRYGPGPKGLMAAEIRVEEGGVPSSH from the coding sequence ATGTCCGATGAGTTCGGTGAGAGCGGGCGGCCACCGATGGGTCCGATCCAGTCGCTCAATCGCGAGATCCGCTTCGACGGCTCCGACGGGCTCGGCCATGAAGCCGGCGTCGAGGTCTCCGGCTATGTGAAGTGGTTCGACGTCAGCAAGGGCTACGGCTTCGTCGTGCCCGAGGATGGCGGCGCGGACGTGCTGGTGCATGTGACGATCCTGAAGCGCGATGGTTTCACCGCGATCGCCGAGGGCGCCCATATCGTGCTGGAGGCGATCGAGAAGACGCGCGGCCGGCAGGCGGTGCGCGTGCTCTCGATCGACACCAGCGCGGCGCGCCATCCCTCCGAACTGCCGATGGCGCGCACCAATGTCGCGGTGACGCCGACGAGCGGGCTCGAGCGCATGGTGGTGAAGTGGTTCAACCGCCTGCGCGGGTTCGGCTTCGTCTCGAAGGGCGAGGGCTCGCCCGATATCTTCGTCCATATGGAGACGTTGCGGCGCTACGGAATCGTCGAGTTGATCCCGGGCCAGACGGTGCTGGTGCGCTACGGGCCGGGGCCGAAGGGCCTGATGGCCGCCGAGATCAGGGTGGAAGAGGGCGGCGTCCCGAGTTCTCACTGA
- a CDS encoding LysE family translocator: MADLATLAMFTAASIVLTITPGPDMLLIASRSLSQGRMAGLMTYAGIAAGSYLQAFAAAFGLSQLFIMVPAAYEILRWAGAAYLAWLAWTTLRSAAPLFSPTTGAARLPMRRIFVQGLLTNLLNPKMALFMLALLPQFLRPETGSIALQVIVLATILNATGLVTNGIVILTASRLGQALARRPHLARWPQKLMGAVFGALAVRLALSSRE; encoded by the coding sequence ATGGCGGATCTTGCGACGCTCGCCATGTTCACGGCAGCCTCCATCGTGCTGACGATCACGCCCGGCCCCGACATGCTGCTGATCGCCTCGCGCAGCCTGAGCCAGGGCCGCATGGCCGGGCTGATGACCTATGCCGGCATTGCGGCCGGCAGTTATCTCCAGGCCTTTGCCGCAGCCTTCGGCCTGTCACAGCTCTTCATCATGGTCCCGGCGGCCTATGAGATCTTGCGTTGGGCCGGCGCGGCCTATCTCGCTTGGCTGGCCTGGACGACACTGCGCTCGGCAGCGCCGCTGTTCTCGCCGACGACGGGCGCAGCCCGGCTGCCGATGCGCCGCATCTTCGTCCAGGGCCTGCTGACCAACCTGCTCAATCCCAAGATGGCGCTGTTCATGCTGGCGCTGCTGCCGCAGTTCCTGCGGCCCGAGACGGGTTCCATAGCGCTCCAGGTCATCGTGCTAGCGACCATTCTCAACGCGACCGGCCTCGTCACCAACGGCATCGTCATCCTGACGGCAAGCCGCCTCGGCCAGGCGCTCGCCCGCCGCCCGCATCTGGCCCGCTGGCCGCAGAAGCTGATGGGCGCGGTGTTCGGCGCGCTGGCGGTGAGGCTGGCGTTGTCATCGCGGGAGTGA
- a CDS encoding SIR2 family NAD-dependent protein deacylase — protein sequence MQDETNDAIDELHALLDRAAAIVGFTGAGISTESGVPDFRTPGSPWMVNKPIPFQAFTASREARIEAWRRKFAMDDHYRGAGPNRGHRALARLIAQGRSPGLITQNIDGLHQASGIPDDRIVELHGNGTYATCLNCGWRHELDAIRPAFEATGEPPACTMCAGPVKSATISFGQAMPQAQMHKAHALTLQADLFLVVGSSLMVFPAATFPLIAKRSGAKLVIVNREPTELDPVADLVVRAEIGEVLGRLAE from the coding sequence ATGCAGGACGAGACCAACGACGCGATCGACGAGCTTCATGCGCTGCTCGACCGGGCTGCTGCGATCGTCGGATTCACCGGGGCGGGCATCTCGACGGAATCGGGCGTGCCGGATTTCCGTACGCCGGGTTCGCCCTGGATGGTCAACAAGCCGATCCCGTTCCAGGCCTTCACCGCCAGCCGCGAGGCGCGCATCGAGGCGTGGCGGCGGAAATTCGCGATGGACGATCATTATCGGGGCGCCGGCCCCAATCGCGGTCATCGCGCGCTGGCGCGATTGATCGCGCAGGGCCGCTCGCCCGGTCTCATAACCCAGAACATCGACGGGCTGCACCAGGCGTCTGGCATTCCCGACGACCGCATCGTCGAACTGCACGGAAACGGCACCTATGCGACCTGCCTGAATTGCGGGTGGCGCCACGAACTCGACGCGATCCGCCCGGCCTTCGAGGCGACGGGCGAGCCGCCCGCCTGCACGATGTGCGCCGGGCCGGTGAAATCGGCGACGATCTCGTTCGGGCAGGCGATGCCGCAGGCGCAGATGCACAAGGCGCATGCGCTGACCTTGCAGGCCGATCTCTTCCTCGTCGTCGGCTCCTCGCTGATGGTGTTCCCCGCCGCGACCTTCCCGCTGATCGCCAAGCGCAGCGGGGCGAAGCTCGTCATCGTCAACCGCGAGCCGACGGAGCTGGACCCAGTCGCCGATCTGGTGGTGCGGGCGGAGATTGGGGAGGTGCTGGGGCGGTTGGCGGAGTAG
- a CDS encoding aminotransferase, with the protein MLKPSHAALNPDLLDTGTPPIPQAQAWARAYDGRHGPLIDLSQAVPGSAPPDELLRRLGEAAAMPDSARYGAITGDMRLREAYAAEISRIYGTTIAPAQTLITSGCNQAYVVTMMALARAGDNVLLPTPWYFNHEMTLTMLGIASRPLPCEPAAGFVPDVAQAEALIDARTRAIVLVTPNNPTGAVYPPETIAAFAALCARRKIWLVLDETYRDFLPEGVARPHEVFAASRWQDSVIGLYSFSKAYAVPGWRLGAITVGEQIVEQIAKVLDCVQISPVRAGQAAITWGIDGIRDWREANRAEINARAALFREAMAPLNGWRVLAAGAYFAYVAHPFEDVSAADVVQRLVGERGVLALPGPYFGPGQERHLRIAIANVAADKIAGLGERLRGFAI; encoded by the coding sequence ATGCTCAAGCCGTCGCACGCCGCCCTGAATCCCGATCTCCTCGACACCGGCACGCCGCCGATCCCGCAGGCGCAAGCCTGGGCGCGGGCCTATGACGGCCGCCACGGCCCGCTGATCGACCTGTCGCAGGCGGTGCCGGGCTCCGCCCCGCCCGACGAACTCCTGCGGCGGCTCGGCGAGGCAGCCGCTATGCCCGACAGCGCCCGCTATGGCGCAATCACCGGCGACATGCGGCTACGCGAGGCCTATGCAGCCGAAATCTCGCGCATCTACGGCACGACGATCGCACCCGCTCAGACCCTGATCACCTCGGGCTGCAACCAAGCCTATGTGGTGACGATGATGGCGCTCGCCCGCGCCGGCGACAACGTCCTGCTGCCGACACCCTGGTACTTCAACCACGAAATGACGCTGACCATGCTCGGCATCGCATCGCGGCCCCTGCCCTGCGAGCCCGCCGCCGGCTTCGTCCCCGACGTCGCGCAGGCCGAGGCGCTGATCGACGCGCGCACCCGCGCCATCGTGCTGGTCACACCCAACAACCCGACCGGCGCGGTCTATCCGCCTGAGACGATCGCGGCCTTCGCCGCGCTCTGCGCAAGGCGGAAGATCTGGCTGGTGCTCGACGAGACCTATCGCGATTTCCTGCCCGAGGGCGTTGCCAGGCCCCATGAAGTCTTTGCCGCAAGCCGCTGGCAGGATTCCGTCATTGGGCTCTACAGCTTCTCGAAAGCCTATGCCGTGCCGGGCTGGCGGTTAGGGGCGATCACGGTCGGCGAGCAGATCGTCGAGCAGATCGCAAAGGTACTCGACTGCGTCCAGATCAGCCCGGTGCGCGCCGGCCAGGCCGCCATCACCTGGGGCATCGACGGCATCCGCGACTGGCGCGAGGCCAACCGCGCCGAGATCAACGCCCGCGCCGCCTTGTTTCGCGAGGCGATGGCGCCGCTTAACGGCTGGCGCGTGCTCGCGGCCGGCGCCTATTTTGCCTATGTCGCCCATCCCTTCGAGGATGTGTCGGCGGCCGATGTCGTGCAAAGGCTGGTCGGGGAGCGCGGCGTGCTCGCCCTGCCCGGCCCCTATTTCGGCCCCGGGCAGGAACGCCATCTGCGCATCGCCATCGCCAATGTCGCCGCCGACAAGATCGCGGGGCTGGGCGAAAGGCTGCGCGGGTTCGCCATCTGA